The region AAATTTAGTTTTTGTTTTTTAGGTACATTTGTATCCTAAATGCTAAAATAATAGCAAAATATAGTTTAATTAACTAAAAAAAGTAAATGATATTTTCTTTTATAATACCTGTTTATAACAGACCCGATGAGATTGATGAATTACTATATAGTTTAACTTTTCAAACCTATAAAGAATGGTTTGAAGTTGTAGTTGTTGAAGATGGGTCAACTTTAAATTGCCAAAACGTAGTTGAAAAATATGCAAACAAATTAAATGTTTCGTATTATTTTAAGAAAAATTCTGGTCCTGGCGATTCACGTAATTTTGGAATGAATGTTGCAAAAGGCACTTATTTTATCATTCTAGATTCAGATTGTATTTTACCTAATAATTATTTGCAAGAAGTAAATGTTTTTTTATCAGTTAATTATGTAGATTGTTTTGGAGGACCAGATGCAGCACATGAGTCCTTTTCTGATGTGCAAAAAGCTATAAACCAAGTAATGACATCTGTTTTAACTACAGGAGGAATTAGGGGTGCAAACGAAAAATTAGGGAAATTTCAACCCCGAAGTTTTAATATGGGTATCTCAAAAGAAGCTTTTTTGGCAACTAAAGGCTTTGGTAAAATTCATCCTGGTGAAGATCCGGATTTATCAATTCGTTTATGGAAAATGAATTTTAAAACAGCTTTAATTCCCAATGCTTTTGTGTATCATAAACGACGCATAGATTGGGGAAAATTCTACAAACAAGTCAACAAATTTGGTAAAGCACGCCCCATTTTAAATCAACGTTACCCAGAATATTCAAAAATAACCTATTGGTTTCCAACCTTATTTTCAACGGGTTTTTTAATTGCAATTATATTGTTTTTTTGGGGTAACTACTTGTTAATTACAATTTATTGTGCTTATTATTTGCTTTTATTTTTGCAAAGTTTGATAAATACAAAAAGTTTAAAAATAAGTTTTTTAACAATTATTGCAAGTTTTATTCAGTTTTTTGGATATGGGGCAGGGTTTTTGTACAGTAATTTTTTGTTAAATGTAAAAAGGAAAGAAGCTACACAAGCAATGCCCGAAATGTTTTTTAAATAATATGACAAAAATTATTGGTTTAACCGGTGGAATTGGTAGTGGTAAAACTACCATGATAAATTATATAAAAGCCAAAGGTTTTAAGGTTTATATTGCCGATGATGCAGGTAAAAAAGTAATGAATGATTCTGTAATTATTAAAAAAATTAATGATTTATTTAATGGTGATGTTTTACAAAATGACGGCTTTTTAGATAGACCCAAAATTGCTTCGTTAGTTTTTAACAATAAAATATTATTGCAAAAGCTAAATCAAATTGTGCATCCAGCTGTTGAAGCTGATTTTCAAAATTTTTTACAAAATAATAAAGATCAATCAATAATTTTTAAGGAATCGGCACTATTGTTTGAAACAGAAGCTTATAAAAAATGTTTTGCAACTATTTTAATAACAGCTCCTTTAAATCTACGTATTGAACGTGTTTTAAAAAGAGATAATATTACAAAGGAGCAAATTTTAAACAGAATGAATAACCAAATGAGTGATGAAAACAAAATAAAGCTAGCAACTTATGTTGTTGAAAATGTTGATGTTAATATTGCTTATAAACGTTTAGATAGTATAATTAGTGAAATTATAACAAATTAAATTTTGTTGTTAATTTTAGGTTAAAAAAAATATTTTTGTATTGTTAAAATGTTAAATTTGTAACATAGTTTAATTAAATAATGAATAAATTTAGATTTCAATTTTTAATTGTTCTAATGAGTTTAGCTTTATTAGGTATCATCTTAATTCAGCTTTATTGGATTAGTACAAGTTATCAAAATAACGACATACAATTTCAGCATATGGTTAACCAAACCATATCTAAAGTGGCTGATAAGGTAAAAGAAAAAGAAAAATACGATTTTAATAAAAAATTTTATGAATATAGAACAAAGACAGGTAAGGTACCTGACAAAAAGGCTATTAAAGAAATTTTTTATATAGAAAAAGACAATCGAACCAATCAAGAAATTATTTATTCAAATATTATTTCTGTAGAAAATATAACCGATTTTAATTTCGGACAAAAGTTCATTGACAGTGCAAGTGGTTTAAAAAAAGATTATAAAAATTATATAAGTAGTCGTAAAACAGAAATTTATAGGGGAAAACAACAAAAAATTGATGGGATAGAAACAGGAATGCATCGTGCTTTAAATACCCAAAATAAACCCGATGAAGTAATTTCTAAAGAAGGTAATGTAGTAGAATTTGTAGATGTTTATTACAACGATGTGGTATCAACATACCCTATAGAAGAACGTTTAAATAAGAAAGAATTACAATTATTACTTCAACAAGAATTAACACATAGAAAATTAACTACAAATTTTGAATTTGCAGTTTTTAACAATGGTGATACCACACCAATTAAGTCGGATAATTTTATTTATAACGACAGAAATACTTTTTCGGCACCAATTTTAACCGATTTAGAAAATAAATCAAAGTATCATTTATATGTTAGTTTTCCGCATAAATCAAAATTTTTAGCATCTGATTTAGTCCCATTCATTTTAATTTCATTATTGTTCACCCTAGTAATTATTGCAGCATATTATAGTGCAATAAGACAATTAATTACACAAAGACAAATTTCTGAGATAAAAAATGACTTCATTAATAATATGACACATGAGTTTAAAACGCCTATAGCAACTATAAATCTTGCTTTAGATGCTATAAAAAACCCTAAGATTATTAATGATGAGGAAAAGGTTTTGCGTTACGTACAAATGATTCGCGATGAAAACAAACGAATGCATGCGCAAATAGAAAATATTTTAAGAATATCTAAACTAGAAAAGAAAGAACTTGATATTCCTAAAGAAAAAATTGAATTAACCGAGGTTTTAGAAGTAGCAATAGATCACGTATCATTATTAGTAGAAGACAGACAGGGTACATTAACAACCCATTTTAATACACAACGCGATACGGTGCTTATAAATCCAACACATTTTACAAGCGTTTTTGTAAATATTTTAGATAATGCCATTAAATATTCACCAAATGCACCTGTGATTGATATTTATACTGAAAATGTAAAAGATACCATAATTGTAAAAATTAAAGATCAAGGTGCAGGCATGAGCAAAGCCGCAACAAAAAAAATATTTGATAAATTTTACCGCGAACATACTGGTGATTTACATAATGTAAAAGGCCATGGTTTAGGTTTAGCCTATGTAAAACAAATTGTAGACGATCACAATGCACAAGTTTATGTAGAAAGTGAAAAGGGTAAAGGTAGTACCTTTATTATTAAAATACCATTAATAAATTAAACGAAACAACAAACAGAGAAATATGGAAACAATCAACAA is a window of Myroides sp. JBRI-B21084 DNA encoding:
- a CDS encoding glycosyltransferase; amino-acid sequence: MIFSFIIPVYNRPDEIDELLYSLTFQTYKEWFEVVVVEDGSTLNCQNVVEKYANKLNVSYYFKKNSGPGDSRNFGMNVAKGTYFIILDSDCILPNNYLQEVNVFLSVNYVDCFGGPDAAHESFSDVQKAINQVMTSVLTTGGIRGANEKLGKFQPRSFNMGISKEAFLATKGFGKIHPGEDPDLSIRLWKMNFKTALIPNAFVYHKRRIDWGKFYKQVNKFGKARPILNQRYPEYSKITYWFPTLFSTGFLIAIILFFWGNYLLITIYCAYYLLLFLQSLINTKSLKISFLTIIASFIQFFGYGAGFLYSNFLLNVKRKEATQAMPEMFFK
- the coaE gene encoding dephospho-CoA kinase (Dephospho-CoA kinase (CoaE) performs the final step in coenzyme A biosynthesis.) codes for the protein MTKIIGLTGGIGSGKTTMINYIKAKGFKVYIADDAGKKVMNDSVIIKKINDLFNGDVLQNDGFLDRPKIASLVFNNKILLQKLNQIVHPAVEADFQNFLQNNKDQSIIFKESALLFETEAYKKCFATILITAPLNLRIERVLKRDNITKEQILNRMNNQMSDENKIKLATYVVENVDVNIAYKRLDSIISEIITN
- a CDS encoding sensor histidine kinase, which produces MNKFRFQFLIVLMSLALLGIILIQLYWISTSYQNNDIQFQHMVNQTISKVADKVKEKEKYDFNKKFYEYRTKTGKVPDKKAIKEIFYIEKDNRTNQEIIYSNIISVENITDFNFGQKFIDSASGLKKDYKNYISSRKTEIYRGKQQKIDGIETGMHRALNTQNKPDEVISKEGNVVEFVDVYYNDVVSTYPIEERLNKKELQLLLQQELTHRKLTTNFEFAVFNNGDTTPIKSDNFIYNDRNTFSAPILTDLENKSKYHLYVSFPHKSKFLASDLVPFILISLLFTLVIIAAYYSAIRQLITQRQISEIKNDFINNMTHEFKTPIATINLALDAIKNPKIINDEEKVLRYVQMIRDENKRMHAQIENILRISKLEKKELDIPKEKIELTEVLEVAIDHVSLLVEDRQGTLTTHFNTQRDTVLINPTHFTSVFVNILDNAIKYSPNAPVIDIYTENVKDTIIVKIKDQGAGMSKAATKKIFDKFYREHTGDLHNVKGHGLGLAYVKQIVDDHNAQVYVESEKGKGSTFIIKIPLIN